The segment TGTAGTTTGGAGAATACATCGTTGCTATTTTGTTCATGTTCTATGCTCTCCTTAGAATTCATTTCTTACTCTCCTACAGAACCAACTCTTAAGTCACCCTTCACATCTGTTTCCAGGATCACTTTTATTCTAGTATTACTTTTGTACTGTGTGCAAGTGCTATTACTAAGATAttgtgtttcatatatatatacataattatatatgtgtaatgtatgtatatatgtaatgtgtGTTAATATTTGTGTgatcaatatatacatatacctgtATTTACTACTAGGTATAAACTCCTTTGCATTCCAGGTTTTAGCACATAGgtgttcaaatatttattgaaatagacCCGGTTTATGCTTTCAATAGGCAACTATTATGTTCattaaaactttagaaaatttcaaattcacAGAATTCATGAAACCTCTGTTTAATTTTCTAATAGAGACTTTGGAATTCCTTTTGACTTACTTTAGAAGTTCCTTTCACTTCTAAATCTTATTGTGTGCAgtcatgttctcattttcttaacatttctgcATAGCACTCTATGCTTTTGATACACGTTCTTTGCTAAATTATAAATTGCTATTACTCTTGATATATTTAGAATATCCACATCTTAAAATAATTCAGAGCTGAGTGGTCAAGATTACAGAAATATTACATTTCAATCAGACATATCATGTTCATGAAAGTTAAACTGCATTTGAAGGTGAATTTTGCTGACAAAGTTATATTTAATAGATGCTTAAACAGCCACCAAACGATATTCATAGTATACCAATTCTGTTTTgaagtgtgtacacacacacacacacacacacacagaaaaatataggGAGACTATATATCAAACTTATTTCTAGTAGTCTTACAGGATTTTCACTTCCTGAGTAATTACTATGgtgatggacatttttttttttttaatcaagacatgctatttatttatttacttgattaGACAGGGAAAGATTAACCTGGTGTTCCCTAATGATTTAATACAGTGTTCTGTATTTAAGCTTTTTCTGCCTACTCTGCTGGAAACTTTTTTAGTAGTTAACTTTTATTTGGTTTAATTCTAGCACATTGTACCATAACCACCTTTTCCTTTTGTATGAAGTCAAGAAATACctggttgttattttaaaaattataaagatgctTGAAGTGTGGTGATTACCtagaaatcattctttttttttcttttaagtgtttattatatgtgtatgtatgtatttatttattttaatctctgcacacaatgtggggctcaaattcacaactccaagatcaagagttgcatactcttccaactgagccagccaggcaccccacctagAAATCATTCTTAAACTTTGAAAAACACGTGTTCTTTCACTATAATTTAGGAGGTTGGCTTCCTAGGTTacgtttttctttattgtttactaTTAGACTTCATAATGTAGTTTTTCagtgattgttttaaaatacGGAGACTGACTCTTTGATTGCAATGGATAAAATACGGAGACTGACTCTTTGATTGCGATACTCAATTTGGGGTGTTATACTCAGTGAAAGAGtagcattctgctaagtgaaataagccagccagacAATGGTATtgcttacatgtgaaatctaacaacaaaaaaatcaaactcatagaaacaaagtagataAGGGGTTGCCAGGGTGGGGGGAATAGGAAGAGGTTGGTAGAAAGGTATAGACTTTCAGCTATAAGGTCAATaaagtctgaggatctaatgtataacagGGTGACTGTAGTTGATACCACTGTGGGTATAattgaaacttgctaagagagtagaacttaaatgttcttaccaaaaaaaaaaaaaaaaagtgatagttGTATTAATTATGGGAGGAatcctttttctaaaaaaaaaagaatagtgtagGTAAGATGTGATCCCTGTATTTTAATGTTCTGTACAGCATAACACTATCTACCAGTAAAAAACCTGAGTGGTAGATGGTGGTAAGTGAGCCTAAGTAGGTTTTAATTAGAAGAGGACTTAGGGTGAAATGTTATTTCCTTCAGCCTTAAAGAAGACAAAGCCAGGGTGTGCTTTTATGAAGAGGGGAGTTGTTCTTAGGGAGATAAAACCTAGTTAAAGAACACCTGAATCTCACAGAGGGAAGTCATTTTAGTTGTAAAATACTTAGGCCATTTACCCATATTTAATTATATGTCTAAAATTGGAAAAGAGTGTAACAGAGAAATCTCTATTTTTTACTGTGGTGTTGGCCTCTTAATTTTGTGTGGCCACTAAGAAACTGTGTGCTCAGATCTTAAGAAAATATCAAGATACGCAAGAGTTGGTTGCACagtaagtaataaaaatgaaataattgaggCAGGAAGGCTAAAGTTCCAAATGAGCATAATGGTCTGTAATAAAGTTTTTGTGTTATTAAGAACTATAATTTATTCATACTTTCTGATAATCTGAATTGTAACATTTCAGAGaatagtgtttttaaaactatacacaattaaaaaaaatttttttaaagattgtatgtTTAAGtataatctttatacccaacatgggtcttgaacttacaaccccaagatcaagagttgaatgctctacccagtgagccacccaggcacctctcacaATTCTGACTACACATTTTTTGTATATGCTTTAAAGCTTTTTCTGTATATTAACAAAAgctattttattatatgttatatatatttagattgtgcccctcccccccccccaaatagtaTATCAATGTTTTTGTGGTAATAAGATAAACATATCATGCATGCTTTATTTAATCAGTTCCCTGCTGAGGACacttagttttgttgttgttttttttttttttttttagtcattttagAAGTGTGAAGATTAACATTCTCATTTAGTCATTTCTCCCAACAGTTTTCAAAACCTATGTACATATGATGCAAATGATCAATTAGGGTGTATTGTCTGTACTTCCCTGCTATTGACTAATGCCATTGTGATCTGGAATTAGCACCCAGTGCATAGGACCCACATTATCTAGCTGCTTGGTTGACatcagattgttttatttttcaactcatttttatttcagtttgatcttcttttctttaaaggatTTTATCATCTACTGTTGTGGTTTTTAAGAAGGCCAATAATGCATGTAAGCATCTCCACTAATGACACTGCTAGTGGTAATAGGAAGAAATATATGCGTAGATGCTGTTCAGGTTTGTCTTGTCACATTTGATCAACCTTTAGCTTATGGTGGAGAAATCGACTTGagctattaaaaaaatccttttgttgACAGAATTATAGGCAAAACAACTTTTTTACTATGAGCCTGAATCATTTTAGATTTAATTCCTTTTCCCACAGAACCAATTGTTTTGATTACATAATGGTTTTTCAGAAATGCTACCGTTGCATTCTTGATAAGTAGTTTTCAAATAgatccccgcccccctccccccattccttTGTTCCACTGCCATAGATTCTACCTCTGAATCTGTGGGGTGTGAGGTCTAGGAATGTGGATTTTGAATACCACCCCATGTAACTGATGTAGTGGTTCCTAGTtcaatgtatataatttttgtccatttggattatttttcagaataaatttcTAGGATAGACTTGGACAAAGAAGATGTACCTTTCAGGTTTTTGATACATAGTACTAGATTGTGTTCCAGAGATACTGTATctatttacattttcaccagcagACTATAAGAATCCCATTTGCCACCCCCTTGTCAATATTTGGTATCATCAGTCCTTTGGATCAGTAATAGTTGTCTAAAAACTGTAAACTACAAGGAAGATTTTGGCATTTGTGTAGATTATTAGTCTGGCCTTCTGAGTAATTATTGTTTATCATATTTGtctctaaatatataatcatatgagTGCTACAAATTGAATCTGCATAGAATGGCTGGCAGAATCTTATAAATGGTAATCTTTGTAGGAATATAAAGTCAGTATGAAAGGTTGGATTTATCAATTATGTAAAAAAGACTTGGTACTAGTATGTTTATCTTAACAAATGAAgctaattatattttattgagtACATTTTGGTTTGTTCCAGTAGCCGGATCGAGCTGGGAGATGTGACACCACACAATATTAAACAGTTGAAGAGATTAAACCAGGTCATCTTTCCAGTCAGCTACAATGACAAGTTCTACAAGGATGTGCTGGAGGTTGGCGAGCTAGCAAAACTTGGtataatagttttttcttttctcacttcatttgttttgttggtgtTCTTGACccttagtttttaatatttgagcAGAGTTAACTAatttaatctctttattttacaagtgaggaaatggGGGTGATCCAGGTTTTGAGAAGGATCTCAAGAGAAATcaagacaaaatatttgaattttaaaagaaaatgctaaatacCTTCTCTCTTATTTAGTATGTGCCTGTATGTTTCACATATATGTCTACTCTAGATGCTTAAATCCGTAAAAAGATGTATAAAATTTTTGAGGCTTTTTCTATTCAGAGTAGTTGATAAAATTTAATGCTATGATAGCAGTAATTTAGCCCTTATAGAAGGGGAGGAAgattcaataaaatgttattctgTCTTttgaacttaatatttttatattttccatggcAGCATATTTCAATGATATTGCAGTAGGTGCAGTGTGCTGTAGGGTGGATCATTCACAGAATCAGAAGAGACTTTACATCATGACACTAGGATGTCTGGCACCATACCGAAGGCTAGGAATAggtaaaattatttgtttttgtgtgtgtgtgtgtgtgtgtgtgtgtgtaaagaagcATAAATACATCATTACTGTTTCTGACCCAATGAGTGAAACCATTTCTTTTGAGAGTATTGGGAAAGAGTTACTGAATTATATAAGGtggaaaataactttatttattaatctAATTCACCTGGAAGCCCTATATAGATTTGTCATCAATGTCCCCCTTTcgctttttctgttttccttttctctggaagGACTTGTATGTAAAGGTTGCTTTTCTACTAGCAGTTTTTAACATATGTAGATAGTAGGGAGAcaacaaatttttcaaaaatcaggTGGTCTAGTGTTTACCTCAAATTCTTTTAGGattcaataaacattaagatGGCATTTAGATGtgtaatataaacattatttttctaagaTTACTTACTTGTTTGTCTTGTTAATAGGAACGAAAATGTTAAATCATGTCTTAAACATCTGTGAAAAAGATGGCACTTTTGACAACATCTATCTGTAAGTTAAACGATATTTAATGTTCTTATGTGAAGAATTTAATAAATTGGCAATAGAAATCTTTACTGGAAGCTTTAAAATCTGGTTCCTTATTTCATTGCCTTTTGGAAAAAGCATGGAAGTAGTGAttatgaagtttttgttttgtttcaataatAGATCAGGAACCTAAGATAaaactttctcattttgctttattgTGTTGGGGTGGGAGCTTCtgaagtcacagggatgaaaccAAGATTAAAACTAAAGTCTTCAGAACTGAAGAATTAGTATCATTAATACTATTCTTGTGCCATCTGTTtgctttctgggttttgtttaaGGTTCTCAGTGACATGCTTATTAGTAGTAGAgtttaataaacaaaatcaaagagtATTTATCTGATAATACCAATGTTaagattattctcattttaacttTGGCACTGGGAGAGATTAAATTATGTCATGCTGTTCTGAGGAGTAATTGACAAagctcaaatttatttttaaaatgtagcattttttttattagaggCTATATTTAGGCATTTGAGACAATATATCATTTTTCTGTCATGTTTTTTCTGCATGTGTTAATATGGTCATTGGATCATCCCTGTGGTTATTTACCCATTTATAAttccaggaatcctttctctCCTTGCAATGAAAAACGTTATGCTAGCTAGGATACTTTACCCTTTCTCGATTGTAAGAATAAACCCTATTTATGAGTCTCCTAAATTCAGCCAGCTGTCTTGAAGATGTAACAGGTTAAAGGTGTAAATTTGTCATCCAAGTTTTTCTGAAATGAATACTCAGTCTTTGTTGATAACTAGTAATTGTGAAGAGAATCTAACAAATGTCTGCAGTATTCCAGCTCCAACCAATATGAAGCTATTTGCAGAATACGCAAAAGCTgatgaattcttaattttttttttttttttctgatacccTCTTATATCTTAGGCATGTCCAGATCAGCAATGAATCTGCAATTGACTTCTACAGGAAGTTTGGCTTTGAGATTATTGAGACAAAGAAGAACTACTATAAGAGGATAGAGCCTGCAGATGCTCATGTGCTGCAGAAAAACCTCAAAGTCCCTTCTGGCCAGAATGCAGATGTGCAAAAGACAGACAACTGAACAAATTAGAAATGAACTTTCTTGCACTTGCTTGTCGCCAAATAAAAGAGAGGCCCATTGATTTTTTTACCccatctttcttttccccctcctaCCTTGTTCTTGTttgtcctcctttctttctttttctttcctctaaaagGTTTAATACTTCCAAGGACTTTCAAAATTAATCATGTTTGgattgttttagttttcttatttttgtgagGTGGTTTGATTGTAGGAAGGAGGAGGTATAGATCTGTTTGGTTTCATAGTTAAGATATATATGGTCCCAAAAATTTGGGGTGTcagtgtcaattttttttttatgtcctgCTTTCACATTGAAGGGCAGAGCCTACGAAATGTTGTATatatcaaaagacaaaaagaaacagcAGCAATATCTTGTTCTCTAATTCAAAGACAAGTTTAGTGTGTTTGTGGTACTTTGGGTTTTCAAGACTGTGGGATGCTAATCCCTAGACATTGCCTTCACTCCACCTTTTGTCCTTCTGAGTGTTATCTCAGGAGTTGGACCATTGTTATCCTTGTAAGAAATACtaagcttattttgttttttaagcagttatttctttcttccttgctgagGGTGGGTGGGACAGTTTGGGTAGGTAGTGTTTTACTTTGGTCTCCGTATTTGAGTTACATGAGTGGGCTGGTTGTTGGCAGGTTTATTTTTCCTGCTGTTGATTGTTATTAGTGGCATTAACTTTTAGAGTGTGGGCTggtgagattaattttttttaatatcccagCTAGAGATATGGCCTTTAACTGACCTAAAGAGGTTTGttgtgatttacttttttttcctgtcctttttCTTCAGTACACCCACAATAGTTAGTCTAACCTTAAAAATGGGAGTTGATGTCCTTATAGGTCAATACCCCTAAATAAATCTGAAGCAGGTATCGTCTCTTGGACATATTAAAAAACACCTAAAAGGAAGCTTAGATGGATTTGTGGCACGATAAATGCATTTAATGTCAGCTAATGCGGACTTAAAAGTATGGCCACTGAGCATTTGATTATATAGGAGAGAGTATCTAGACAGTATTTTTGAGAATAACATAGCTGTGCTATTGCTTATCTGTTGGAGAACATCCCagatttgcttattttctgtgcCTATGATAATGAGTTTaaggattgggggagggggaattgtTAAATAAATTGCTTCTATTCTTGGAAAAGTAGAAGTTTAGAAGTGTTAATAACACAGATTTCACTGTGACCTCCTCTACTGACGTGACTGGTTTATGCCAGATCATTTTCTGGCACATAGGGAGTGGCTTGGATGGGATGATAACTTTTGTAAGATAGGAGACATCTGAAGTTTTCATGTTTTCCTCCATTGTCCCATAtccaatatttaaaattctctagaTTGCCAATACTGGTGGCCCATGAAATGTTCTcattagactttaaaacaatgcacagggcttgaattttcttgtcatttgtctttaaaagaaagtttGATTCGTAATATTTATCCTCATGTAAATCCTGATAATATAAGTCTCATCTCTCCAAAtatattaaatgacaaaattattttacaCAGTGTTTATGCACAGTTTGTAATCTTAAGTTCTTATTTGAGAATGTGAAAGTACAAAGTATAGTAGACTTCAATGGTCTTAATCGAGTGCCAAGAGTAATATAGAAAAGGAAGATAGCTGAATGAGTTTATAAGATTCTAATCTTAAGATAGTAAAAATGTAGAAAGACTATGCTGGTTTCTTGGGTATCAATTTCTTAAGCAGTCCAAATAcaagtttagaaaaaaagagcATTAAGCACCTTTACCTTCATGGATAAGCTTCAGCTTGCTCTTGCCAACAGAAGAGTGCTTGAGTTACAGAAGGCATACTTAGTTTGAAGAATTCAGCCTTTTTGTAAACTTCCAGATATCAAAATAGATTTTGATATATAAATGAGTTTTCTGAGATGACACTGCCTCTATTTCTATAACCATTTCGCCTGGACTATCTAATCAGTCCAATGAATGTATCCCTAAATGTGGTTGTTGAAAACTGAATAGCTGCCTCATGACAATTAAGTACATGTTAtttaaggagggaaaaaaaattacattttgaattGAGTATGTAGGCTTCTTATcattatactttctttttccacACTAGATAATGACTTTAAATTGTAAATGTTTGAAAAGGGTTAATTGTCCTACATCAAACTTGTATTAAGTAATtccatccatttaaggaagaggagGATGTAGAAGCCGTAGGAGCTGGGCACTAGTTCATACGCCTGTGAGTCGGTAAAGACTCAAATAACGTCCCATGTTGAGTTGGTTATTTTGGAACGTAAAAATTGTTGAGGTAAAACAATCCTATTAACTGGAAGATCAGAGAATATATCCATATTTTTTTGGACAGATAGTTTTTACTGTGGGGCAAATAGGTAAAAATTATCCTGTTTTGTTATTGCATTTGGGTTCTAAAGAAAAGAATCTGCAGAGAAATCTATGCAATATATAATTTGTCCAGATTAGTTTTAGTTTGGGGAAAGAAGTTCTAAAATATCCCCAAAGCAATTTATTCATCAATTGAAAGTCCtccaaaaatagaactattgGGAAACTGGTTTGTGGGTGGAAAAGAAAAGCTCCCTCAGTTTTTTGGAgggaataactttaaaaatacttaaatggcTAAGTTTACTTGGTGCAGTTAAAAATTAAACTTGTTGATTTTAACATTGCTGTTACATCTGAAATAAACTTATGTGATGTTCTGGTAGTAATCTGTGATGTCTGATAAATGTCAAAGAAAACCCTGCACTGTGTTGAATACTGAGATCAGCAGTTTTACTAGTCATTGTTTACTTTTGGCCATactcttttatttactttcacaTATCTTTAAGATctaacttaaaacattaaaataggcCAAGGGCAATCAAGGCCTCCTAATTCAGACCTTTTGGAACTTGCTAGAAATACTGCTGACTTTCTGCAGTTCCGTCTCGAGAGAAAAAGTAAGATCCAAGGAGAGGTCTTACTTAAGTTGTGAAGTTTTGAATGTAGTTGTTGAAAACAACTGACACTTTTAAGCTATGGTCTAATCAGTAGTGTGCATTGACTACGggtaatgtatatttaaaattttttgttatgaAGGAGTTTAGTCATTGAGTTTTGGgaattacttaaattttttctgaataccaaaaacaaatttaaaatgttgtCGTTTAACTATATTCATTGTCTTAGAAGTTGTAATTAGAATTTTGCTTATTCAGGAAACAGGGGTGATCTTTGCCCCATATGTCACAGTTATCGTTATATAGCCCATCATCCCAAAATTTAGCAGCCTAATCACTAATGTGTATAGTCACCCACAGTTTTCTAAGTCAGTAATCCAAGAGCATcccagctgggtggttctggc is part of the Prionailurus viverrinus isolate Anna chromosome C2, UM_Priviv_1.0, whole genome shotgun sequence genome and harbors:
- the NAA50 gene encoding N-alpha-acetyltransferase 50 isoform X2 — encoded protein: MKGRIELGDVTPHNIKQLKRLNQVIFPVSYNDKFYKDVLEVGELAKLAYFNDIAVGAVCCRVDHSQNQKRLYIMTLGCLAPYRRLGIGTKMLNHVLNICEKDGTFDNIYLHVQISNESAIDFYRKFGFEIIETKKNYYKRIEPADAHVLQKNLKVPSGQNADVQKTDN
- the NAA50 gene encoding N-alpha-acetyltransferase 50 isoform X1, with product MKGSRIELGDVTPHNIKQLKRLNQVIFPVSYNDKFYKDVLEVGELAKLAYFNDIAVGAVCCRVDHSQNQKRLYIMTLGCLAPYRRLGIGTKMLNHVLNICEKDGTFDNIYLHVQISNESAIDFYRKFGFEIIETKKNYYKRIEPADAHVLQKNLKVPSGQNADVQKTDN